Proteins co-encoded in one Anguilla anguilla isolate fAngAng1 chromosome 16, fAngAng1.pri, whole genome shotgun sequence genomic window:
- the LOC118215765 gene encoding deoxyuridine 5'-triphosphate nucleotidohydrolase-like encodes MLMEFRQTTNMPCSEVSEAANGISTSPAKRLKAETDPKPAKAVLKFAKLSENATVPTRGSAKAAGYDLYSAYDYSIAPLDKTIVKTDIQIAVPPGCYGRVAPRSGLAAKHFIDVGAGVVDEDYRGNVGVVLFNFSKETFEVKKGDRVAQLICEKICYPELEQHDTLDVTARGAGGFGSTGTN; translated from the exons ATGCTTATGGAGTTCCG ACAGACCACAAACATGCCATGTTCAGAAGTTTCAGAGGCGGCCAATGGAATATCTACCTCTCCTGCAAAGCGTCTCAAGGCAGAGACAGACCCTAAACCAGCCAAAGCAGTCCTAAAATTCGCCAAGCTTTCCGAAAATGCAACTGTTCCTACAAGGGGGTCCGCCAAAGCCGCGGGTTATGATCTTTACAG TGCCTACGACTACTCAATAGCCCCGCTGGACAAAACCATTGTGAAGACAGACATTCAGATCGCTGTTCCCCCCGGCTGTTACGGGAGAGTTG CTCCACGGTCCGGATTAGCTGCAAAACACTTCATCGATGTTGGAG CGGGGGTTGTTGATGAAGATTACAGAGGAAACGTCGGGGTCGTTCTCTTCAACTTCAGTAAAGAAACTTTTGAAG TAAAAAAGGGAGACCGTGTGGCCCAGCTAATCTGTGAGAAAATCTGCTACCCTGAACTGGAGCAGCACGAT ACACTGGATGTAACAGCACGAGGAGCCGGTGGGTTTGGGTCAACTGGCACAAACTGA